The Gordonia mangrovi genome includes the window GGTGCGTCGATGGTGCCCTCGGGCGGGTCCAGATGTCCCTGCACCAGGGCGTGGTATCCCTTGTCGACCTCACGCTGCTTGAATGCCCGTTTCAGCAGTGAGTATGCGCGCTCGGACACCGCCACCACCATGACACCGGAGGTACCGACATCGAGACGGGACACGATGCCCTGCCGTTCGGAGGCACCCGAGGTGGCGATGCGGTAGCCCGCCGCGGCCAGTGCACCGACCACGGTCGGACCGGTCCAGCCCTGCGACGGGTGGGCGGCGACCCCGATCGGTTTGTCCACCACGATGATGTCGGAGTCGTGGTAGATGATGTCCATGCCCTCGACCGGTGTCGGTTCGATGCGCAGCGGCTCGTCCGGCTCCGGCAGGGTGACATCCAGCCAGCTCCCGGCGGCCAGCTTGTGGGATTTTCCGACCGCCACGCCGTCGACGGTGACATCGCCGTCCTCGGCGAGCGCGGCGACCACGGTGCGGGACAACCCGAGGATCCGCGCGACACCGGCGTCCAGGCGCATTCCGTCGAGGCCGTCGGGAACCGGCATCGATCGCGACTCACGCATCGGCGTCCTCCGCCGCGGAGCGATCGCCGTGGCCCTGCCGCCGCGCGGCCCACCCGC containing:
- a CDS encoding RluA family pseudouridine synthase, with protein sequence MRESRSMPVPDGLDGMRLDAGVARILGLSRTVVAALAEDGDVTVDGVAVGKSHKLAAGSWLDVTLPEPDEPLRIEPTPVEGMDIIYHDSDIIVVDKPIGVAAHPSQGWTGPTVVGALAAAGYRIATSGASERQGIVSRLDVGTSGVMVVAVSERAYSLLKRAFKQREVDKGYHALVQGHLDPPEGTIDAPIGRHRGSDWKFAVTAAGKPSVTHYDTLEMFASASLLDIHLETGRTHQIRVHFSALHHPCCGDLTYGADPVLAHRLGLDRQWLHARSLSFAHPADGRQVTFTSPYPADLQHALDVLRDA